In a single window of the Clostridia bacterium genome:
- a CDS encoding glutathione peroxidase: MASLYDFKVKDPNNNDVLLSDYKGKVLLIVNTATECGFTPQYEQLQALYKKYEGKGLVILDFPCNQFGAQAPGTNDEIKTFCQTRFGVTFPQFAKIDVNGDAEIPLYTFLKAEKGFEGFPAEHPASEMMNGLLAKIDPDFKNNSKIKWNFTKFLVDKNGNVVKRYEPIANISDIDADIAALL; this comes from the coding sequence ATGGCCTCTCTGTATGATTTTAAAGTAAAAGATCCAAACAACAACGACGTATTGCTTTCCGATTACAAGGGCAAGGTGCTTCTCATAGTAAACACCGCCACGGAATGCGGCTTTACACCCCAATATGAACAACTTCAGGCTCTCTATAAGAAGTATGAGGGCAAGGGGCTTGTGATACTCGACTTCCCCTGCAATCAGTTCGGAGCTCAGGCTCCCGGCACAAACGATGAGATAAAGACCTTCTGCCAGACCCGCTTCGGCGTTACCTTCCCCCAGTTCGCAAAGATAGACGTAAACGGCGACGCCGAGATACCGCTTTACACCTTCTTAAAGGCCGAAAAGGGCTTTGAGGGCTTCCCTGCCGAACACCCGGCTTCGGAGATGATGAACGGACTACTTGCAAAAATCGACCCCGACTTTAAGAACAACTCGAAGATCAAGTGGAATTTCACGAAATTCCTCGTTGACAAAAACGGAAACGTAGTAAAACGCTACGAGCCGATAGCAAATATATCCGATATCGACGCCGATATCGCGGCTTTACTGTAA
- a CDS encoding iron hydrogenase small subunit — translation MSKINIKIEGVAHQVEDGMTILEAAKACGYEIPSLCAFNHGECNRGSCRVCLVEATGARGLVASCVYPVSEGMEIRISSPKAVEARRRSVELLLSNHNINCQQCEKNGKCELLHVASLTGAREGAFKGVHSETHIDRLAPALVRDTSKCILCGRCIERCKNAHGLGILGYENRGFRTFVSPAENRSFADSPCIQCGQCVNVCPTGALMEHSEISKVDAALASGKHVIIQAAPAVRAALGEEFGYPIGTPVTGKMIAAMRRLGFERVYDVNFGADLTIMEEGTELLGRLTNGGVLPMITSCSPGWVNYAEYNYSDLLPHVSSCKSPHQMQGAIIKSYWAKTHGIDPRDIFVVSVMPCVAKKYEKDREQLKVNGLNDVDAVITTRELAKMIKRSGIIFNRLPDEDWDQDIMGDYTGAAVIFGVTGGVMEAALRTVYFKLTGKEYGPIKFEEVRGHDAGIREATIDINGTKVNVAIASGMKSAKVLLDEIRAGTSKYHFIEIMGCPGGCINGGGQPYVRSCFLPNESDDIMDTYKEKRAKALYSEDERLTLRQSHNNPQIIELYDKFLGEPNSHAAHELLHTTYAGKVGFNEVTKA, via the coding sequence ATGTCAAAGATAAATATTAAAATCGAAGGTGTAGCTCACCAGGTCGAAGACGGCATGACGATTCTCGAAGCCGCTAAAGCCTGCGGATATGAGATACCTTCTCTTTGCGCGTTCAATCACGGCGAATGCAACAGAGGCTCCTGCCGCGTTTGTCTTGTAGAAGCTACGGGAGCAAGAGGCCTTGTTGCAAGCTGCGTATATCCCGTTTCCGAGGGCATGGAGATACGCATATCTTCACCAAAGGCTGTTGAAGCAAGAAGAAGAAGCGTTGAGCTTCTCTTATCTAACCACAATATAAACTGCCAGCAGTGCGAAAAGAACGGAAAGTGCGAGCTTTTACATGTAGCTTCGCTCACCGGTGCAAGAGAGGGCGCGTTCAAGGGCGTTCATTCCGAAACGCACATTGACAGACTTGCGCCCGCGCTCGTGCGCGACACCTCGAAGTGCATACTTTGCGGAAGATGCATAGAAAGATGCAAGAACGCTCACGGCCTTGGAATACTTGGCTATGAGAACAGAGGCTTCCGCACATTCGTATCCCCCGCAGAGAACAGAAGCTTTGCCGATTCTCCGTGCATCCAGTGCGGTCAGTGCGTAAACGTATGCCCGACCGGCGCTCTTATGGAGCACTCCGAGATATCTAAGGTAGATGCGGCTCTGGCGTCCGGCAAGCACGTTATAATCCAGGCGGCTCCCGCAGTCCGCGCTGCTTTGGGCGAGGAATTCGGATATCCGATAGGCACTCCCGTAACGGGCAAGATGATAGCGGCAATGAGAAGACTCGGCTTTGAGCGTGTTTACGACGTAAACTTCGGCGCCGACCTTACGATAATGGAAGAGGGCACCGAGCTTCTCGGTCGTCTTACGAACGGCGGCGTGCTTCCGATGATAACCTCCTGCTCGCCGGGCTGGGTAAATTATGCTGAGTACAACTACAGCGACCTTCTGCCGCACGTTTCGAGCTGTAAGTCGCCGCATCAGATGCAGGGCGCAATAATCAAGTCCTACTGGGCTAAGACTCACGGCATCGATCCGAGAGACATATTTGTTGTTTCCGTTATGCCTTGCGTAGCAAAGAAATACGAGAAGGACAGAGAACAGCTGAAAGTAAACGGCTTAAATGATGTTGACGCCGTTATCACGACGCGCGAGCTTGCAAAGATGATAAAGCGCAGCGGTATAATCTTTAACCGCCTCCCCGACGAGGATTGGGATCAGGATATCATGGGCGATTACACCGGCGCAGCCGTTATCTTCGGCGTAACGGGCGGAGTTATGGAGGCTGCTCTTCGTACCGTATACTTCAAGCTTACCGGCAAGGAATACGGACCCATCAAGTTTGAAGAGGTACGCGGCCATGATGCAGGTATACGCGAAGCTACTATAGATATAAACGGAACAAAGGTAAACGTAGCTATAGCGTCGGGAATGAAGTCTGCAAAGGTGCTGCTCGACGAAATAAGAGCGGGTACTTCCAAGTATCACTTTATTGAGATAATGGGATGCCCCGGCGGATGCATCAACGGCGGCGGTCAGCCTTATGTGAGAAGCTGCTTCCTTCCCAACGAGTCGGACGATATCATGGACACCTACAAGGAAAAGAGAGCAAAGGCTCTTTACAGCGAGGACGAGCGCCTGACTCTGCGTCAGTCGCACAACAACCCGCAGATAATAGAGCTTTATGATAAGTTCTTAGGCGAGCCCAACTCTCACGCGGCGCATGAGCTGCTTCACACGACTTATGCCGGGAAAGTAGGATTCAACGAAGTGACAAAGGCTTAA
- a CDS encoding TIGR03905 family TSCPD domain-containing protein, whose product MHFSYETENVCSLAIDFELNGDIVTDISFLGGCNGNLKAISKLVDGWTVDQIEEKLRGNTCDENPTSCADQLAIAVREAYELQNKNK is encoded by the coding sequence ATGCATTTTTCTTATGAAACGGAAAACGTCTGCTCGCTCGCAATAGACTTCGAGCTTAACGGCGACATAGTTACCGACATATCGTTTTTGGGCGGCTGCAACGGCAATCTTAAGGCCATATCCAAGCTTGTTGACGGTTGGACGGTAGACCAAATCGAAGAGAAACTGCGCGGAAACACCTGCGACGAAAATCCGACTTCATGCGCCGACCAGCTTGCCATTGCTGTAAGAGAAGCATATGAGCTTCAAAATAAAAACAAATAA
- a CDS encoding flavodoxin family protein: protein MRSSPRKKGNTNWLTDIVVDELRAVGCEVFEFDLFDMEIKPCTACRWCQKDWDSVSCIQKDDMQPIFDAILKSDVILLATPIYSWYCTPPMKAMLDRLVYAMNMYYGDERGPSIWAGKEVSVITTCGLRPEKGADLFLEGIRRYCKYSGLVFKNVLCERHMGYKTVFPDEEKRAHAVEFAKEISCC, encoded by the coding sequence ATGCGATCGAGTCCCCGCAAAAAGGGCAATACGAATTGGCTTACGGATATTGTAGTTGATGAGCTGAGAGCCGTAGGCTGCGAGGTCTTCGAGTTCGATCTTTTCGATATGGAGATAAAGCCGTGTACGGCGTGCAGATGGTGTCAGAAGGATTGGGACAGCGTATCATGCATTCAAAAGGACGATATGCAGCCGATATTCGATGCGATCCTTAAAAGCGACGTGATACTGCTTGCAACGCCTATATATTCGTGGTACTGCACTCCTCCGATGAAGGCAATGCTTGACAGGCTCGTATATGCAATGAATATGTATTACGGCGACGAACGCGGACCGTCGATTTGGGCGGGAAAGGAAGTCTCTGTGATCACGACGTGCGGTCTTCGCCCAGAAAAGGGCGCTGACCTCTTTTTGGAGGGCATAAGACGATACTGTAAGTATTCCGGCCTTGTGTTTAAAAACGTTCTCTGTGAACGCCACATGGGATATAAAACAGTGTTCCCGGACGAAGAAAAACGCGCACACGCCGTTGAGTTTGCAAAAGAAATAAGCTGTTGTTAG
- a CDS encoding MarR family transcriptional regulator codes for MDNSKYEALKLENQLCFPLYAASREVVKLYRPYLDALNLTYTQYIAMMVFWEQKKCSVKELGEKLYLDSGTLTPVLKSLEKKGFVRRYRFVDDERVLLVEITEEGEKLKDAAADVPGSVGACVKLETEDALTLYRLLYELLGGLKK; via the coding sequence ATGGATAATTCTAAGTACGAGGCTTTAAAGCTTGAAAATCAGCTATGCTTTCCTTTGTATGCGGCTTCACGTGAGGTCGTAAAATTATATAGGCCTTATCTTGACGCTTTAAATCTGACGTATACTCAATATATAGCGATGATGGTCTTCTGGGAGCAAAAAAAATGCAGCGTGAAGGAGCTCGGCGAAAAGCTGTATCTCGACTCGGGAACTCTTACGCCCGTGCTCAAGAGCCTCGAAAAAAAGGGCTTTGTCCGCCGCTACCGCTTTGTTGACGACGAGCGTGTGCTGCTCGTTGAGATAACTGAAGAAGGCGAAAAGCTTAAGGACGCCGCCGCAGATGTGCCGGGTTCTGTAGGCGCATGCGTAAAGCTTGAAACAGAAGACGCTCTCACTCTCTACCGGCTTTTATATGAACTTTTAGGCGGACTAAAAAAATAA